The Triticum dicoccoides isolate Atlit2015 ecotype Zavitan chromosome 6A, WEW_v2.0, whole genome shotgun sequence genome has a window encoding:
- the LOC119319018 gene encoding patatin-like protein 2: MANNKDAELETPLLMPEEEEGGPTAPLLEQGSPELTPRPRLPPPKFGELITVLSIDGGGIHGLIPTVVLKCLEEKLQAIDGEDARIADYFDVIAGMSTGAIIATMLAAPNTNKRTKYTPREIQDFYVNNGPNIFPSKRWWRRPLDLLSASRGPKYDGTFLQKNKIKEVSGEHTLSKLTAPTFDANSLEPLIFSSFQDAKQELVEEAGPELPDVSIGPPSTATPTYFPAHYFDIWVSDMEQSKYHLIDGGNNPTMAAISKITREQLLRNPEFHPSGVDYMKYLVISVGAGCAVHENVPAKRGAFNWFHSRRNSHRPVTDSSLHASTVLADWQVRMLLHNGNRVRKQNYLHIQAPAPLFGEAILPMDNATSKTMADLLNIGYKLLAEKVAMVDLTTGKYETVEDENAPTNDAELQRFSELLVDERNLRLKEHQRQRQGEEQNGVHLLNIIE, from the exons ATGGCGAACAACAAGGATGCCGAGCTCGAGACACCACTTCTcatgccggaggaggaggaaggaggaccaACGGCCCCGTTGCTGGAACAAGGATCACCGGAGCTGACACCACGTCCACGGCTCCCACCACCCAAGTTTGGGGAGCTCATCACGGTGTTGAGCATCGATGGCGGCGGGATACACGGGCTCATCCCGACGGTTGTCCTCAAATGCCTCGAGGAAAAGCTCCAA GCGATTGACGGGGAAGATGCCCGGATAGCGGACTACTTCGACGTGATCGCAGGCATGAGCACGGGCGCCATCATCGCAACAATGTTGGCGGCGCCAAACACGAACAAACGGACAAAGTACACTCCTCGGGAAATCCAGGATTTCTATGTCAACAACGGACCTAATATCTTCCCTTCCAAGAG GTGGTGGCGGCGGCCGCTGGACCTGCTAAGCGCGTCGCGGGGGCCCAAGTACGATGGCACGTTCTTGCAGAAAAACAAGATCAAGGAAGTCAGCGGTGAGCACACCCTGAGCAAGCTCACGGCGCCTACGTTCGACGCCAATAGTCTCGAGCCTCTCATCTTCTCCTCGTTCCAGGATGCCAAGCAAGAACTAGTTGAAGAGGCCGGACCAGAACTGCCGGATGTCAGCATTGGCCCGCCATCGACGGCCACGCCAACCTACTTCCCAGCACACTACTTTGATATCTGGGTCAGTGACATGGAGCAGTCGAAATAccacctcatcgacggcggcaacaACCCCACAATGGCTGCCATATCCAAGATCACCAGGGAGCAGCTTCTCAGGAATCCGGAGTTCCACCCCAGCGGCGTGGATTATATGAAATACCTGGTTATCTCTGTAGGCGCAGGGTGTGCAGTGCACGAAAATGTGCCGGCCAAGCGGGGCGCCTTCAACTGGTTTCACAGCAGGCGCAATAGCCACCGCCCGGTCACCGACTCCTCCTTGCACGCCAGCACCGTGTTGGCCGACTGGCAGGTTCGCATGCTCTTACACAATGGCAACCGCGTGCGGAAGCAGAACTACCTCCACATCCAGGCTCCG GCACCGTTGTTCGGGGAGgccattttgccaatggacaacgcGACATCGAAGACCATGGCTGACCTGCTCAACATTGGCTACAAGTTGTTGGCCGAGAAGGTGGCTATGGTGGACTTGACCACGGGGAAGTATGAGACCGTCGAGGACGAGAATGCACCCACCAATGATGCAGAGCTCCAGCGCTTCTCCGAGCTTCTAGTCGACGAGCGCAATCTGCGCCTTAAGGAACACCAACGACAACGACAAGGAGAAGAACAGAACGGGGTTCATTTGCTTAACATTATTGAATGA